In Montipora capricornis isolate CH-2021 chromosome 4, ASM3666992v2, whole genome shotgun sequence, a single genomic region encodes these proteins:
- the LOC138046055 gene encoding uncharacterized protein has protein sequence MPKSYGSIPLEDKTDGTPGIFSSLRTFFAVHKSDCGELQHLSDDDFESLLRLCLTSDVVLIEGTGYTQKSGLAMGNNLAPTLAIIYMNSLDQGIQTPFDNNVHLRRYIDDMFVAWSSDHITPESVLSSANSLNSALKFTIETPDNNRLPFLDTMVTLHPEKGYFSSTLYIKPIHSQCLTPWDSHGPLSLKRGTLVGEIKRAITCSTDAQSQRASIKLITKLHKRNGYPKRFVTSTINRTLRTCNIQPTEQELAQDPVYIKVPFINEALKQQTQAVIKRSGIQNIKVHYMTGRPLSSIFRPPKEQQKCPEACETCTSAKKVNKCLSKNCVYIIECTHCHLVYIGETSRTVGSRIKEHVRMKKQTIYQHLVSHTNTPMLKDISWDILHNNIPQHQTRKIIEALEIRKKNTETVMNGCIGRVLTIH, from the coding sequence atgccaaagagctacgGATCGATCCCATTAGAGGACAAAACAGACGGAACACCGGGAATTTTTAGTTCATTAAGAACATTCTTTGCTGTACACAAATCAGACTGTGGCGAGCTCCAACATCTGAGCGATGACGATTTTGAATCATTGTTACGGCTCTGTCTTACCAGTGACGTAGTCCTCATTGAAGGTACAGGCTACACGCAGAAGTCCGGTCTGGCCATGGGAAATAACCTCGCTCCAACCTTAGCTATCATCTATATGAATAGTCTAGATCAAGGAATACAGACACCGTTTGACAACAACGTACACCTCAGACGATATATTGACGACATGTTTGTAGCCTGGTCATCAGACCACATTACACCAGAATCAGTGCTCTCATCTGCCAACAGCCTGAACTCAGCCTTAAAGTTTACCATAGAAACACCTGACAACAATCGTCTACCATTCTTAGACACCATGGTCACTTTGCATCCAGAAAAGGGTTATTTCTCGTCTACACTGTACATCAAGCCTATACATAGCCAATGTTTAACACCCTGGGACAGCCATGGTCCGTTATCTCTAAAGAGAGGAACTCTTGTTGGAGAAATCAAGAGAGCCATCACATGTTCTACTGACGCACAATCACAACGAGCCTCTATAAAATTGATCACTAAGCTGCATAAGAGGAATGGATATCCCAAACGATTCGTGACCTCTACTATCAACCGCACACTACGGACATGTAATATTCAACCCACAGAACAAGAACTAGCACAAGACCCAGTGTATATAAAAGTCCCATTTATCAACGAGGCCCTAAAACAACAAACGCAAGCAGTAATCAAGCGATCGGGTATTCAAAATATCAAAGTTCATTATATGACTGGTCGCCCGCTATCAAGTATCTTTAGACCACCAAAGGAACAACAAAAGTGTCCCGAGGCTTGTGAGACCTGCACATCAGCTAAGAAAGTAAACAAATGCTTATCTAAGAACTGCGTGTACATAATTGAATGTACACACTGTCATTTAGTTTACATAGGAGAAACGAGTAGAACTGTTGGGTCCAGAATCAAGGAACACGTacggatgaaaaaacaaactATTTATCAGCATCTTGTTAGTCATACCAATACGCCAATGCTTAAAGACATCTCATGGGACATTCTACATAACAACATTCCACAACATCAGACACGCAAGATCATTGAAGCGCTCgaaatcagaaagaaaaacactgaaaccgtcatgaatggttgtattggacgtgtcctgaccatacactag
- the LOC138046054 gene encoding uncharacterized protein: MTIDPVLVHAPFPRVLVGHFMPGKPVVAAITSISATNAGQNTPQVTVPRPGTTLATVPLNQEYPASSILLSTPVTPVKVDRLEFLLQDYVSNLARYLVHGFRYGFRIQFIGNRAPFESPNLKSSLQNPDLVLSKLQKEIDAGRIVGPLTNAPFPDFRTSPIGIVPKKTPNEVRLIQHLSYPSGFSVNDNIPDDCSTVHYATINQAVKIVQRLGVGCFMAKTDIKSAFRIIPIHPQDYSLLGIKWADKYYFDRCLPMGCSSSCAIFETFSTALEWLSLHKLRASAVLHILDDFLFVAPSAEKCEADLANFLRLCDYLGVPIAHEKTVQPRTTLEFAGITLDSVSQEARLPPDKLQKCRTLLHQFHKRRTVTLRELQSLIGLLNFACSVVVPGRAFLRRLIDLTKGIKKAYHHIRLNKDARHDIKLWLTFLDNFNGRAFFLSDRWETSATLQLFTDAAGSKGYGAVFGSHWFYGAWPGSSRSLNISCFELFPITLSVHVWGYLIANQRVVFFTDNAALVDVINKQSSKHKLIMALLRPLILCCLRHNILFKARHVPGLQNSRADFISRFQIDSFKAITPDADPFPTPVPTNLLPESWSLI; the protein is encoded by the coding sequence ATGACAATCGACCCCGTTCTCGTTCACGCACCTTTCCCAAGGGTACTTGTTGGACATTTCATGCCGGGAAAACCTGTAGTGGCTGCAATTACGAGCATATCTGCTACAAATGCGGGGCAAAACACCCCGCAAGTCACTGTTCCGCGTCCGGGAACCACACTCGCCACGGTCCCCCTAAATCAGGAATATCCGGCGTCCTCAATTCTGCTCAGCACACCGGTCACGCCCGTAAAGGTGGATCGgcttgaatttttgctccagGATTATGTGTCTAATTTGGCTAGATATTTGGTCCATGGCTTTCGTTATGGTTTTCGCATACAATTTATTGGCAATCGCGCCCCGTTCGAGTCTCCTAATCTGAAAAGCTCCCTACAAAACCCGGATTTGGTCCTGTCTAAATTGCAAAAGGAAATTGATGCTGGCAGGATTGTTGGACCTTTAACCAACGCTCCCTTTCCTGATTTTCGCACCTCGCCCATTGGCATAGTTCCCAAAAAGACACCAAACGAGGTTCGCTTAATTCAACACTTATCCTATCCCTCGGGTTTTTCTGTTAATGATAACATTCCCGACGACTGTTCTACTGTTCATTACGCCACCATAAATCAGGCAGTGAAAATTGTTCAGCGTTTGGGGGTTGGCTGCTTCATGGCAAAAACCGACATAAAATCGGCCTTTCGTATCATCCCTATACATCCTCAAGACTATTCCTTGCTTGGGATAAAATGGGCGGACAAATATTATTTCGATCGCTGTCTCCCGATGGGTTGTTCATCTTCGTGCGCCATTTTTGAAACCTTTAGCACTGCTTTGGAGTGGCTATCGTTGCATAAATTAAGAGCATCAGCCGTCTTACACATTCTAGATGATTTTTTATTCGTGGCCCCTTCTGCAGAGAAATGCGAAGCCGATTTGGCGAATTTTCTCCGCCTGTGCGATTATCTCGGAGTGCCGATTGCTCATGAAAAGACAGTTCAGCCGAGGACGACACTTGAATTCGCGGGTATTACTCTTGACTCTGTTTCTCAAGAGGCTAGATTACCACCTGATAAGCTTCAAAAATGTCGCACGTTGCTTCATCAATTTCACAAACGTCGAACAGTTACGCTTCGGGAGCTTCAGTCCCTTATCGGTCTTTTAAATTTTGCGTGTTCTGTCGTAGTTCCAGGCCGCGCTTTCCTTCGTCGCCTTATTGACCTTACCAAAGGTATCAAAAAGGCATATCATCATATCCGTTTAAATAAGGACGCTAGGCATGACATCAAGCTGTGGCTTACTTTTTTAGACAATTTTAATGGTAGGGCCTTTTTCTTATCCGATCGCTGGGAAACATCAGCCACGCTGCAACTATTCACCGATGCAGCGGGCTCAAAAGGTTATGGCGCGGTTTTTGGTTCTCATTGGTTTTATGGCGCGTGGCCTGGATCGTCGCGTTCTCTTAATATCTCTTGTTTCGAACTCTTCCCCATTACCCTTTCCGTGCATGTGTGGGGGTATCTTATTGCAAATCAGCGTGTTGTCTTTTTTACCGACAACGCCGCCTTAGTTGATGTTATTAACAAGCAATCTTCCAAGCATAAACTTATCATGGCACTCTTGCGCCCTTTGATTCTTTGTTGCCTAAGGcacaatattttgtttaaagcacgTCATGTGCCTGGTCTTCAAAACAGTCGTGCCGATTTTATCTCACGTTTTCAGATAGACTCGTTCAAGGCAATCACACCGGATGCAGACCCATTTCCCACTCCGGTCCCGACGAACCTTCTACCGGAGAGTTGGTCGCTAATTTGA